From Phycisphaerae bacterium, a single genomic window includes:
- a CDS encoding glycoside hydrolase family 130 protein: protein MAPVLQTPEMTTGGAQVRVVLRPETLKPDDKRVITRLFDPHNPRRIRAMFNRVMRLDKPTVARLLASVIEDFGPRHRDIESVLQENFEAVILPHYPDLKISRERQLLLGSYYTMEYSIESAALFNPAIVPHPDQSGLPAGSVRFLMSLRATGEGHVSSIVFRCGVLSADCDIQFDPPPRYAYTAKPTPDRFFDKHLFFRKLMEMGVYEELVARTLEGLPDQFILDQLREAINQVRQQPDTPRAYRNVAADMLWLAYANYELEFPADCPASEIVIFPATKSESHGMEDLRLTCFTDGDGQTRYCGTYTAYDGFRTLPMMLETRDFRRFQVHTLNGQHAKNKGMALFPRKVNDCYMMIARHDGENLFLLTSDNIHFWNEARKLQGPVEPWELVQIGNCGSPLETDAGWLLLTHGVGPVRQYSIGALLLDREDPAKVIGRLRTPLLSPVHDQRQGYVPNVVYTCGSMIHHDQLVIPYAVADSRTSFAMVNVRELIRALLDSGP from the coding sequence ATGGCACCAGTACTCCAGACCCCCGAAATGACAACCGGAGGCGCGCAGGTCAGGGTCGTGCTGCGCCCGGAAACCCTCAAGCCCGACGACAAGAGAGTCATCACGCGACTGTTTGATCCGCACAATCCTCGCCGGATACGGGCCATGTTCAACCGCGTCATGCGTCTGGACAAGCCGACGGTCGCAAGACTCCTCGCTTCGGTTATCGAGGACTTCGGCCCGCGACATCGCGACATCGAATCAGTCCTCCAGGAGAACTTCGAGGCCGTCATTCTGCCGCACTACCCGGACCTGAAGATCTCTCGCGAAAGGCAACTGCTCCTGGGTTCGTATTACACGATGGAGTACTCGATCGAATCGGCCGCTCTGTTCAACCCCGCCATCGTGCCGCATCCGGACCAGAGCGGTCTGCCGGCCGGCTCGGTCCGCTTCCTGATGAGCCTGCGGGCGACCGGCGAAGGACACGTGTCTTCCATCGTGTTTCGATGCGGCGTGCTCAGCGCCGACTGCGACATTCAATTCGACCCGCCGCCTCGATACGCCTATACGGCCAAGCCGACGCCGGATCGCTTCTTCGACAAGCACCTGTTCTTCCGTAAGTTGATGGAGATGGGCGTCTATGAGGAACTGGTCGCCCGGACGCTGGAAGGCCTGCCCGACCAGTTTATCCTCGACCAGTTGCGGGAAGCGATCAATCAGGTGCGCCAGCAGCCGGACACGCCGCGGGCTTACCGCAACGTGGCCGCCGACATGCTCTGGCTGGCGTATGCCAACTATGAGTTGGAGTTCCCGGCCGACTGCCCGGCCTCAGAGATCGTCATCTTCCCGGCCACCAAGAGCGAGAGCCACGGGATGGAGGATCTGCGCCTCACCTGCTTCACCGATGGGGACGGACAAACGCGTTATTGCGGCACCTACACCGCCTACGACGGCTTCCGGACCCTGCCGATGATGCTCGAAACCAGGGATTTCAGGCGATTCCAGGTCCATACGCTCAACGGTCAGCACGCCAAGAACAAGGGTATGGCCCTGTTTCCCAGGAAGGTCAACGACTGCTACATGATGATCGCCCGCCACGACGGCGAGAATCTTTTCCTGTTGACCTCCGACAACATTCATTTCTGGAACGAGGCCCGCAAGCTCCAGGGGCCGGTCGAGCCGTGGGAGTTGGTGCAGATCGGCAACTGCGGGTCGCCGCTTGAAACCGACGCCGGCTGGCTGCTGCTGACTCACGGTGTCGGACCGGTGCGGCAGTATTCCATCGGAGCACTGCTTCTCGACCGCGAAGACCCCGCCAAGGTTATTGGACGCCTCCGCACGCCGCTGCTGAGTCCGGTTCACGACCAGCGACAAGGCTACGTGCCGAATGTCGTGTACACCTGCGGTTCGATGATTCACCACGATCAGCTCGTGATTCCCTATGCCGTCGCCGATTCACGGACATCCTTCGCGATGGTCAACGTCCGCGAGCTGATCCGTGCCCTGTTGGACAGCGGCCCGTGA
- a CDS encoding PIN domain-containing protein has product MAILIPDDANHEAAINLADHMTQPVITTEFVVLEVGNFLSATSVRSRFATFLRVLREDPNTTVVPVSAELLRRAIELFLARPDKAWSVTDCTSFEVMREHGITDALTADHHFEQAGFTTLLK; this is encoded by the coding sequence TTGGCCATACTCATTCCCGATGACGCGAATCATGAGGCGGCCATCAACCTCGCGGACCACATGACGCAGCCCGTCATAACAACTGAGTTCGTGGTGCTTGAGGTGGGCAATTTCTTGTCGGCAACGTCGGTACGAAGCAGGTTCGCCACTTTCCTTCGGGTCCTGCGTGAGGATCCGAACACCACCGTAGTCCCGGTGTCGGCCGAACTGCTTCGCCGAGCCATTGAGCTGTTTCTTGCCCGGCCCGACAAAGCCTGGTCGGTCACTGACTGCACATCGTTCGAGGTCATGCGAGAACACGGCATCACCGATGCTCTCACGGCCGATCACCATTTCGAGCAGGCGGGGTTCACGACCCTGCTCAAGTGA
- a CDS encoding CoB--CoM heterodisulfide reductase iron-sulfur subunit B family protein translates to MTRVEPMEIGYYPGCALHGSSNDYERSVRACLNALGVNLRELDDWICCGATAAHSLNQKLAVALPARSLGIAERDGYDDLLAPCPMCSMELLKAKMLISGDAALRKEMSEVVELPVEGRTSVLNLIQVFQRIGYDKVKEAAKVSLSGYKPACYYGCLLTRPPEVLRFDDCEQPSSMETLLASLGAAPVEWNYKTECCGAGMTMCNEDTVLNLSHKILSNAARHGANCVVVACPMCHVNLDMKQADVERRYGVQHGMMIYYLSDLVGLALGLDEEALGINRHYVSKR, encoded by the coding sequence ATGACAAGGGTTGAACCGATGGAGATTGGCTATTACCCCGGATGTGCGCTTCACGGCTCGTCGAACGACTATGAAAGGTCGGTTCGGGCCTGCTTGAACGCGCTGGGCGTGAACCTTCGCGAACTTGACGACTGGATCTGCTGCGGGGCTACAGCCGCCCACTCGCTCAACCAGAAGCTGGCGGTGGCGTTACCGGCCAGAAGCCTCGGAATCGCCGAACGCGACGGTTACGACGATCTGCTGGCCCCCTGCCCGATGTGCTCGATGGAACTTCTCAAGGCGAAGATGTTGATCTCGGGCGATGCGGCGTTGCGGAAGGAGATGTCCGAGGTTGTCGAACTGCCCGTTGAAGGCCGCACCAGCGTTCTTAATCTGATCCAGGTTTTTCAAAGGATCGGCTATGACAAGGTGAAAGAGGCGGCGAAGGTGTCGCTGTCGGGCTACAAGCCGGCCTGTTACTACGGCTGCCTGCTTACGCGGCCGCCGGAGGTTCTGCGATTCGACGACTGCGAACAGCCGAGCTCCATGGAGACGCTGCTGGCATCCCTGGGAGCCGCTCCGGTCGAGTGGAATTACAAGACGGAATGCTGCGGCGCCGGCATGACCATGTGCAACGAAGACACGGTGCTCAACCTGTCGCACAAGATTCTCAGCAATGCGGCCCGACACGGAGCCAACTGCGTTGTCGTCGCCTGCCCGATGTGTCATGTCAACCTGGACATGAAGCAGGCGGACGTCGAGCGACGCTACGGGGTTCAGCATGGGATGATGATCTATTACTTGTCGGATCTGGTCGGCCTGGCGCTGGGCCTGGATGAGGAGGCGTTGGGCATCAACCGGCACTATGTTTCAAAGCGGTAG
- a CDS encoding DUF2442 domain-containing protein, whose translation MHQSIVSVRPNEDFSLAVTFEDGTEGVLDMKPYLDFGVFKKLQDLEQFKRVRIAFDTVQWDCGADLDPEFIRASCRVTEKT comes from the coding sequence ATGCATCAGTCAATCGTGAGCGTTCGTCCGAACGAGGACTTCTCTCTCGCTGTCACTTTCGAGGATGGCACCGAGGGCGTTCTTGACATGAAACCCTATCTGGACTTCGGCGTGTTTAAGAAACTCCAGGACCTGGAGCAATTCAAACGGGTCCGCATCGCTTTCGACACGGTCCAGTGGGACTGCGGGGCGGATCTGGATCCCGAGTTCATCCGTGCGAGTTGCAGGGTGACCGAGAAGACGTGA
- a CDS encoding 4Fe-4S dicluster domain-containing protein — MQKSPSMVDVIEELAHTRVHDCYQCGKCSAGCPMADHMDVIPSQIMRLVQMERLDKAMKAESIWLCVSCQTCSTRCPKSVNVAGVIDALRQLSVEQNVASPAQQRTVVFQKAFLSNIRRNGRLKELELVGLFKVGAFVKDPSIAFLFKDSLLAPKMIARGKFHPIGESVNDRDVVRRIFDRCMSSSGKNDKG, encoded by the coding sequence ATGCAGAAGTCGCCGAGCATGGTCGACGTCATCGAGGAACTCGCTCACACGCGGGTACACGACTGTTACCAGTGCGGTAAATGCTCCGCCGGCTGCCCCATGGCCGACCACATGGACGTGATTCCCAGCCAGATCATGCGGCTGGTGCAGATGGAACGACTGGACAAGGCCATGAAGGCCGAGTCGATCTGGCTGTGCGTCTCTTGTCAAACGTGCTCGACTCGATGTCCCAAGTCGGTGAACGTTGCGGGCGTGATTGACGCCTTGCGGCAGCTCTCGGTCGAACAGAATGTGGCCTCGCCGGCGCAGCAGCGAACAGTGGTGTTCCAGAAGGCGTTTCTGAGCAACATCCGCCGCAACGGCCGGCTGAAGGAACTTGAACTTGTGGGCTTGTTCAAGGTAGGGGCTTTTGTGAAGGATCCGAGCATTGCCTTCCTCTTCAAGGATTCGCTTCTGGCCCCGAAGATGATAGCCCGCGGCAAGTTTCATCCGATCGGCGAAAGTGTGAACGACCGCGACGTTGTGCGTCGGATTTTTGACCGCTGCATGAGTTCGTCGGGCAAGAATGACAAGGGTTGA
- a CDS encoding Gfo/Idh/MocA family oxidoreductase codes for MSTRKLTRRKVLRAAAGTAIGLPYMITSSALGDAETAPAGERVTLGHIGVGNRGKELLRGFMTCKGCQSVAVADAYSDRREAAAQMIGGKAYADFRELLARPDIDAVVIATPDHWHVPIAMAAARAGKDAYVEKPLGVSIEQNLACRKLFREKKRVFQYGTQQRSLKHCRFGCELVRSGRIGKVHTIEVTAPDGSAGGSTEPADVPDELDYDMWIGPAPMKPYTEDRCVVPGTYFIYDYSIGYLGGWGAHPLDIMVWGSDADLAGPVTVEGTGVIPDKGLYDTVIHWDLKVQMADGVRMTFKPGGDSTKYIGPDGWVRISRAGIDAEPKSLLESKLGSGDVHLPVSERQDQNFIDAVKSRKPAISTLDDAVRSDIISHLCDIAIRTRSKVTWDPKKEVIVDNEAASKMLTRPTREKWRL; via the coding sequence ATGAGCACCCGGAAGCTGACGAGACGAAAGGTTCTCAGGGCCGCCGCGGGAACCGCGATCGGTCTGCCGTACATGATCACCTCATCGGCGTTGGGCGACGCAGAAACGGCGCCGGCCGGCGAGCGGGTGACGCTGGGGCACATCGGCGTCGGAAACCGCGGAAAGGAGCTCTTGCGAGGCTTCATGACCTGCAAGGGCTGCCAGAGCGTGGCCGTCGCCGATGCTTACAGTGACCGGCGGGAAGCGGCGGCTCAGATGATCGGCGGGAAGGCTTATGCGGATTTCCGCGAGTTGTTGGCCCGTCCGGACATCGACGCGGTGGTGATCGCAACGCCCGACCACTGGCATGTGCCCATCGCGATGGCGGCCGCTCGGGCCGGCAAGGATGCCTATGTCGAAAAGCCCCTGGGCGTCAGCATCGAGCAGAACCTGGCCTGCCGGAAGCTCTTTCGCGAGAAGAAGCGGGTTTTCCAGTACGGCACGCAACAGCGGAGCCTCAAGCACTGCCGCTTCGGCTGCGAGCTGGTGCGCAGCGGGCGGATCGGCAAGGTCCACACGATCGAGGTGACCGCTCCGGACGGCAGCGCCGGCGGTTCCACGGAACCCGCGGACGTTCCCGACGAGCTGGACTACGACATGTGGATCGGTCCGGCTCCGATGAAACCCTACACCGAAGACCGCTGTGTCGTTCCCGGCACGTATTTCATCTATGACTACTCGATCGGCTATCTGGGCGGCTGGGGGGCTCATCCGCTGGACATCATGGTCTGGGGTTCGGATGCCGATCTGGCCGGGCCGGTGACGGTCGAGGGAACGGGGGTCATTCCGGACAAGGGCCTGTATGACACGGTGATTCATTGGGATCTCAAGGTTCAGATGGCCGACGGCGTCCGGATGACGTTCAAGCCAGGGGGCGATTCCACAAAATACATTGGCCCCGACGGCTGGGTGCGCATCTCGCGAGCAGGCATCGACGCGGAGCCGAAATCGCTGTTGGAATCCAAACTCGGCTCCGGCGACGTGCATCTTCCCGTAAGCGAGCGACAGGATCAGAACTTCATTGACGCGGTCAAGTCCCGCAAACCGGCGATCAGCACTCTCGACGATGCCGTTCGGTCCGACATCATCAGCCACCTCTGCGACATTGCCATCCGCACCAGAAGCAAGGTGACCTGGGATCCCAAGAAGGAAGTCATCGTCGATAACGAGGCCGCCTCGAAAATGCTGACCCGGCCGACGCGAGAGAAGTGGAGGCTTTGA
- a CDS encoding 4Fe-4S dicluster domain-containing protein, producing MIQDELRQLCRRLLEDGTVQVVIGYGQSSDDGPTYPVFVTDAADVDRLVWNDQCFANLTTYLKRKEVKALGKPAIIVKGCDERALAVLEKESQIDRTQMVVIGVACEGVGQPREPKCAACDVHMPRFSDHVLGQAANTPVEADRRYADLEAFMKRSPAERMAYWMNELSRCFKCYACRATCPMCYCERCIVDKNRPQAIDTSPTLKGNFAWHIARAFHLAGRCVGCDECTRVCPAGIDLRLLNMSLAKAAEDEFGYRAGVDREAEPIIGSYSLKDKESFIR from the coding sequence GTGATACAGGACGAACTGCGTCAACTCTGTCGCCGGTTGCTTGAAGACGGCACCGTCCAGGTGGTGATCGGGTACGGACAGTCCTCCGACGACGGTCCAACGTACCCGGTATTCGTCACCGACGCGGCTGACGTCGACCGGCTGGTCTGGAACGATCAGTGTTTCGCCAACCTGACCACTTATCTGAAACGCAAGGAGGTCAAGGCGCTGGGCAAGCCGGCGATCATTGTCAAAGGTTGCGACGAGCGGGCCCTGGCGGTGCTGGAGAAGGAATCGCAGATCGACCGCACGCAAATGGTGGTGATCGGCGTGGCCTGCGAGGGCGTCGGCCAACCGCGCGAGCCCAAATGCGCCGCCTGCGACGTACACATGCCGAGGTTTTCGGATCATGTCCTTGGGCAGGCCGCGAATACGCCGGTCGAGGCCGACCGCCGGTATGCCGACCTGGAGGCGTTCATGAAGAGGTCACCGGCCGAGCGGATGGCCTACTGGATGAACGAGCTGTCGCGATGCTTCAAGTGCTATGCCTGCCGGGCGACCTGCCCGATGTGCTACTGTGAACGATGCATCGTGGACAAGAACCGTCCCCAGGCCATCGATACGTCGCCGACGCTCAAGGGCAATTTCGCCTGGCACATCGCCCGGGCGTTTCATCTGGCGGGCCGTTGCGTCGGGTGCGATGAGTGCACGCGCGTCTGTCCGGCGGGCATCGATTTGCGGCTGCTGAATATGTCCCTGGCCAAGGCGGCTGAGGACGAGTTCGGCTACCGGGCTGGAGTGGACCGCGAGGCCGAGCCGATCATCGGTTCGTACTCGCTCAAGGATAAGGAGAGTTTCATCCGGTGA
- a CDS encoding hydrogenase iron-sulfur subunit — MSEHAGDNGNGFEPKIVAYVCNWCTYLGADLAGTNRLAYPPNVRIIRLPCTGRIDFNLIIKAFEMKADAVLVSGCHPGDCHYTAGNYHARRRWMLFRELLETMGIDMNRIHFTWISAAEGRKFQQIITEITEKTRQMGPYMDYRKVCEAS, encoded by the coding sequence ATGAGTGAGCATGCTGGAGACAACGGAAACGGCTTCGAGCCCAAGATCGTCGCCTACGTGTGCAACTGGTGCACCTACCTGGGCGCCGACCTGGCGGGGACCAACCGGCTGGCATATCCGCCGAACGTGCGGATCATCCGCCTGCCCTGCACCGGCCGTATCGATTTCAACCTGATCATCAAGGCGTTCGAGATGAAGGCCGACGCCGTGCTGGTTTCCGGGTGTCACCCCGGAGATTGCCACTACACCGCCGGCAACTATCACGCTCGCCGCCGTTGGATGCTGTTTCGCGAGCTGCTGGAAACCATGGGCATCGACATGAACCGCATTCACTTCACCTGGATATCCGCGGCTGAGGGTCGCAAGTTCCAGCAGATCATTACGGAGATTACCGAGAAGACCCGGCAAATGGGTCCTTACATGGACTATCGGAAGGTGTGTGAGGCGTCGTGA
- a CDS encoding FAD/NAD(P)-binding protein: protein MENIYKPELMEIIQIQQHTSDVKSMRVKFADPERAKNFSFKVGQFGIFSAFGHGESTFNICSSSDWKDFIEFCFRRTGRVTEAFWQLEEGDTIGFRGPYGNAYPMKEWEGKDLMFIGGGIAMPPIRCAIWYALEHREKYGDITIIYGARTVGDLVFRDELAEWAKRPKTRVIQTVDPGGETPDWKGEIGFVPTVVEKAGLTPKNAAALVIGPPIMIKFTLPILAKMGLTDKDIYTSLENRMKCGVGKCGRCNAGPVYICKEGPVFTLEQVKTLPNDY, encoded by the coding sequence ATGGAGAATATCTACAAGCCGGAGCTGATGGAAATCATCCAGATTCAACAGCACACCAGCGACGTCAAGTCGATGCGAGTGAAGTTCGCCGATCCGGAGCGGGCCAAGAACTTCTCCTTCAAGGTGGGGCAATTCGGCATCTTCTCGGCGTTCGGCCACGGCGAGTCGACGTTCAACATCTGTTCGAGCTCCGACTGGAAGGACTTCATCGAGTTCTGTTTCCGCCGCACCGGACGGGTGACCGAGGCATTCTGGCAGCTCGAGGAAGGCGACACCATCGGTTTCCGCGGGCCCTACGGCAACGCCTACCCGATGAAGGAGTGGGAAGGCAAGGACCTGATGTTCATCGGCGGCGGCATCGCCATGCCGCCGATCCGCTGCGCCATCTGGTACGCGCTGGAACACCGTGAGAAGTACGGCGACATCACCATCATCTACGGCGCCCGCACGGTGGGGGATCTGGTTTTTCGCGACGAACTGGCGGAGTGGGCCAAGCGCCCCAAGACGCGCGTGATCCAGACGGTCGACCCCGGCGGCGAGACGCCCGACTGGAAGGGCGAGATCGGCTTCGTCCCGACGGTCGTCGAGAAGGCCGGTCTGACTCCCAAGAACGCCGCCGCCCTGGTCATCGGCCCGCCGATCATGATCAAGTTCACGCTGCCGATCCTGGCCAAGATGGGCCTGACCGACAAGGACATCTACACCAGCCTCGAAAACCGCATGAAGTGCGGCGTCGGCAAGTGCGGCCGCTGCAACGCCGGCCCGGTCTACATCTGCAAGGAAGGCCCGGTCTTCACGCTCGAGCAGGTCAAGACGCTGCCGAACGATTATTGA
- a CDS encoding 4Fe-4S dicluster domain-containing protein, which yields MSEIISKEDLLRLVDQWIGQGKRTAGPTRIKSDVVLYAPIRSSSDVQLDGFIRPRNSIKEFIFPRHEKLYGYKVEGRKIQLFDAEPAVGEQLIIAARPCDAAAFPILDHVFNWDYKDEFYNRRRQATTIVTLACKEYDRNCFCTSVGLGPAAESGSDAMLLDLGDGSYEVRCLTEKGKALFAGKTGTSDKTGTVPPGPKKIFTKESIDAFFAGGYDNPEWQQMTLRCLGCGACAYTCPTCHCFDIVDEGNAAGGARVKNWDACQFCMFTAHASGHNPRTNQGQRQRQRIYHKFEIYPTKFGEILCTGCGNCTRNCPVELGVRPVLETIETLSVAGGTKA from the coding sequence GTGAGCGAGATCATCTCGAAAGAAGATCTATTGCGGCTGGTCGATCAATGGATCGGGCAGGGCAAGCGGACGGCCGGGCCGACCCGGATCAAGTCCGACGTGGTTCTGTATGCCCCGATCCGCTCTTCCAGCGACGTGCAGTTGGACGGGTTCATCCGCCCCCGCAACTCGATCAAGGAGTTCATCTTTCCCCGCCACGAGAAGCTCTACGGCTACAAGGTGGAAGGTCGCAAGATTCAGCTCTTTGACGCAGAGCCGGCCGTGGGCGAACAACTGATCATCGCCGCGCGGCCTTGCGATGCCGCAGCGTTTCCGATTCTCGACCACGTGTTCAACTGGGACTACAAGGACGAGTTCTACAACCGTCGCCGGCAGGCGACTACGATTGTCACCTTGGCGTGCAAGGAATACGACAGGAATTGCTTTTGCACGTCCGTGGGGCTCGGACCCGCCGCCGAGTCGGGCTCGGATGCGATGTTGCTGGATCTCGGCGACGGCAGCTATGAGGTTCGCTGTCTGACCGAGAAGGGCAAGGCCCTGTTTGCGGGCAAGACCGGGACATCGGACAAGACCGGAACGGTTCCGCCCGGTCCGAAGAAGATCTTCACCAAGGAGTCGATCGACGCGTTTTTCGCCGGCGGTTATGATAACCCCGAATGGCAGCAGATGACCCTGCGTTGCCTGGGGTGTGGGGCGTGCGCGTACACCTGTCCGACGTGCCACTGTTTCGACATCGTCGACGAAGGCAACGCCGCCGGCGGGGCGCGGGTCAAGAACTGGGACGCATGCCAGTTCTGCATGTTCACCGCGCATGCCTCGGGCCACAACCCACGAACCAACCAGGGCCAACGCCAGCGCCAACGGATCTATCACAAGTTCGAGATCTACCCGACCAAGTTCGGCGAGATCCTGTGTACGGGCTGCGGCAACTGCACGAGGAACTGCCCCGTGGAGCTGGGCGTTCGCCCCGTTCTGGAGACCATTGAGACCCTCTCCGTTGCAGGTGGGACCAAAGCGTGA
- a CDS encoding CoB--CoM heterodisulfide reductase iron-sulfur subunit A family protein: MARIGVFVCWCGENIARNVDCGKVSEAASRFPGVVCSVDYKYMCSDPGQAMIRERIIKDRLTGVVVASCSPHMHLKTFRKAAEQEGLNPYLVEMANIREHCSWVHHDKEKATAKAIELVRMAVAKVMYNHPLDPIRVPVTKRALVIGGGVAGIQAALDIADAGYEVVMVEREPSIGGKMAGLSETFPTLDCSQCILTPRMVEVGQHPKIRLHTYSEVQSVEGYVGNFKVNILKRARYVDMKKCTGCGACWNACPSKKTLSEFDFGMGTRTAIYVPFPQAVPARPVIDANACLMLTKGKCGLCEKKCAAKAIMFDDKDQVVTEEVGAIVVATGYRLYGIGKQQDSAKLAGYGEYGYDKYKDVIDSLQFERIVSASGPTNGEIKRPSDGKTPKTVVFIQCVGSRDNAKGMAYCSKICCMYTAKHTMLYKHKVHDGEAHVFYMDIRAGGKNYDEFVRRAIEQDGAKYHRGRVSKITEEDGKLIVRGVDTLANEPVTIEADLVVLASAMRPADGVEELAQKLNVGYDEYGFLSESHPKLRPVETNAAGVFVCGACQAPKDIPEAVAQASAAASKVLGMFSKPELTREPEIAIVNEQTCAACFACVRTCPYNAIERAEIRDRKGNLVKRTARVNPGLCMGCGTCVAICPSKSIELEGFTEQQIYAQIGSLV, encoded by the coding sequence ATGGCCAGAATAGGCGTGTTTGTCTGCTGGTGCGGCGAGAACATCGCCCGGAACGTCGACTGCGGCAAGGTTTCCGAGGCCGCGAGCCGGTTTCCGGGCGTTGTCTGTTCCGTGGACTACAAGTACATGTGCTCGGATCCCGGCCAGGCGATGATCCGCGAACGAATCATCAAGGACAGGCTGACCGGCGTGGTGGTCGCTTCGTGTTCGCCGCACATGCACCTCAAGACGTTCCGCAAGGCGGCCGAGCAAGAGGGGCTGAATCCGTATCTGGTCGAGATGGCTAACATCCGGGAGCACTGCTCGTGGGTGCACCATGACAAGGAAAAAGCCACGGCCAAGGCCATTGAACTGGTCCGTATGGCCGTCGCCAAAGTGATGTACAACCATCCTCTTGATCCGATCCGAGTGCCGGTGACCAAGCGGGCCCTGGTGATCGGCGGAGGCGTGGCGGGCATTCAGGCGGCCCTGGACATCGCCGACGCCGGTTACGAAGTGGTGATGGTCGAGCGCGAGCCGTCCATTGGCGGCAAGATGGCCGGTTTGTCCGAGACTTTTCCGACGCTGGACTGCTCACAGTGCATTCTCACGCCTCGAATGGTTGAAGTGGGCCAGCATCCGAAGATCCGGCTGCACACCTACTCGGAGGTTCAGAGCGTCGAAGGCTACGTCGGCAACTTCAAGGTGAACATCCTCAAGCGGGCCCGCTACGTGGATATGAAGAAGTGCACGGGCTGCGGGGCCTGCTGGAACGCCTGTCCGTCGAAGAAGACGCTCAGCGAGTTCGATTTCGGCATGGGCACGCGGACGGCGATCTATGTGCCGTTCCCGCAGGCGGTGCCGGCGAGGCCGGTGATCGACGCCAACGCCTGCCTCATGCTGACCAAGGGCAAGTGCGGCCTGTGCGAAAAGAAATGCGCCGCCAAGGCGATCATGTTCGACGACAAAGACCAGGTGGTGACCGAGGAGGTCGGGGCGATCGTGGTCGCCACCGGTTACAGGCTCTACGGCATCGGCAAGCAGCAGGACAGCGCCAAACTGGCCGGCTACGGCGAGTACGGCTACGACAAGTACAAGGACGTGATCGACTCGCTGCAGTTTGAGCGGATTGTGTCCGCGTCGGGACCGACCAACGGCGAAATCAAGCGGCCGTCGGACGGCAAGACGCCCAAGACCGTCGTTTTCATCCAGTGCGTGGGCTCGCGCGACAACGCCAAAGGCATGGCCTATTGCTCGAAGATCTGTTGCATGTACACCGCCAAGCACACCATGCTTTACAAGCACAAGGTGCACGATGGCGAGGCCCACGTTTTTTACATGGACATCCGGGCCGGCGGCAAGAACTACGACGAGTTCGTCCGCCGGGCGATCGAACAGGACGGGGCCAAGTATCATCGCGGCCGCGTGTCGAAGATCACCGAAGAGGACGGCAAGCTGATCGTCCGCGGCGTTGACACTCTGGCCAATGAACCGGTGACGATCGAAGCGGACCTGGTGGTGCTGGCCAGCGCCATGCGGCCGGCCGACGGCGTCGAGGAACTGGCTCAGAAGCTCAACGTCGGCTACGACGAGTACGGCTTTCTGTCCGAGTCGCACCCCAAGCTTCGCCCCGTCGAGACCAATGCCGCCGGCGTGTTCGTCTGCGGTGCCTGCCAGGCCCCCAAGGACATTCCCGAGGCCGTGGCTCAGGCCTCCGCGGCGGCCAGCAAGGTCCTGGGCATGTTCAGCAAGCCCGAACTGACCCGCGAGCCGGAAATTGCCATCGTCAACGAGCAGACGTGCGCGGCGTGTTTCGCCTGCGTGCGAACATGCCCGTACAACGCCATCGAGCGCGCGGAGATTCGCGACCGCAAGGGCAACCTGGTCAAACGCACGGCCCGCGTGAACCCCGGCCTGTGCATGGGTTGCGGCACGTGCGTCGCGATCTGCCCGTCGAAGAGCATTGAACTGGAGGGCTTCACCGAGCAGCAGATTTACGCCCAGATCGGGAGCCTCGTATGA